Proteins from a single region of Chitinivibrionales bacterium:
- a CDS encoding protein kinase produces the protein MNDNNIQDFSIRTRNAVILPDGTRPVPLGSGIITGLLGSGGMANVYEIWNSQLEVGRAVKLMHPNLSEDSKRHFQTEMKIMAELTHPNIVEIHSVGKWNDLPYIELELVDGPAVNELVNEKGALPITVCTAIGILVTRALSYAHNKEYVIYGNKYFGIVHRDLKPSNIMISKDGKVKLMDFGIARPIEASLLTTDDSVMGTIQYLSPEQLDGKGADVRSDIYSFGTVLYEMISGVKAFPQINMSKLMMCKVKNDYRPIENYDLKVPVTLKKLVHKCLMHEKKKRIQDSSLLLSELEKIHKSLTPETPEEIVKRFVSVRDGEKYIPRYRQRIPWGLAVSALFLIIAGIGLFSYFKPLIIKPEPVETTPVVESPSPPPQEPEPVVEKPRTQKKPVQPEPEPELVPQLSLMDKLKAAYDTDDPVEVFVSDVDAGNYSRALKAGAGIPPQLAQNKKVLIYKIRALDALQRHKDKELLLLANSIDDAEFYLEKAKLAYKKGSISKTLELLNKSSHTPAQFDDSRKIRLEKLYYQALCNTKLFDQNKIQETKRTAMDSWFEVKSALRSSPEHKYYKQAVAEMQRIGLFNE, from the coding sequence ATGAACGACAACAATATTCAAGACTTTTCAATCCGGACTCGTAATGCGGTTATTCTTCCCGACGGTACCCGCCCGGTTCCCCTTGGATCCGGAATTATTACCGGCCTTCTTGGAAGCGGAGGCATGGCAAATGTCTACGAAATATGGAATTCCCAGCTGGAAGTCGGCCGCGCTGTCAAACTGATGCATCCCAACCTGTCCGAAGATTCAAAACGGCATTTTCAGACAGAAATGAAAATAATGGCCGAGTTGACCCACCCGAATATTGTCGAGATTCATTCGGTAGGAAAATGGAACGACCTTCCCTATATCGAGCTTGAGCTTGTCGATGGTCCCGCGGTAAACGAGCTTGTGAATGAAAAAGGTGCATTGCCGATTACCGTCTGTACCGCCATAGGAATTCTGGTTACCCGCGCCTTGAGTTATGCGCATAATAAAGAATACGTGATATACGGAAACAAATATTTCGGCATTGTTCACCGGGATTTGAAACCCAGCAATATCATGATTTCAAAGGATGGCAAGGTGAAGCTCATGGATTTCGGAATTGCCCGTCCCATCGAAGCATCACTGCTTACTACCGATGATTCGGTTATGGGTACCATTCAGTATTTATCCCCCGAACAGCTGGACGGCAAAGGTGCTGATGTCCGCTCGGACATCTATTCCTTCGGCACAGTCCTTTACGAGATGATCTCCGGTGTCAAAGCTTTTCCTCAAATTAATATGTCCAAGCTCATGATGTGCAAGGTAAAAAACGATTATCGCCCGATTGAAAACTATGATCTCAAAGTTCCGGTGACTCTGAAAAAACTCGTTCACAAATGCCTGATGCACGAAAAGAAAAAACGAATCCAGGATTCATCGCTCCTTCTTTCGGAACTTGAAAAGATACACAAGAGCTTAACCCCCGAAACTCCGGAGGAAATTGTTAAGCGGTTCGTTTCAGTAAGGGATGGTGAAAAATATATTCCCCGGTACCGGCAACGGATACCCTGGGGACTGGCTGTTTCGGCATTGTTTTTAATTATCGCCGGTATCGGGCTTTTCAGCTATTTCAAGCCGCTCATTATAAAGCCGGAACCGGTGGAGACGACGCCGGTTGTTGAATCGCCATCACCACCCCCTCAAGAGCCCGAGCCGGTTGTTGAAAAACCACGGACACAGAAAAAACCGGTACAGCCGGAGCCGGAACCCGAACTGGTCCCCCAACTGTCTCTTATGGATAAGCTTAAGGCGGCTTATGATACCGATGATCCTGTTGAAGTCTTTGTCAGTGATGTTGATGCCGGCAACTACAGCCGGGCATTGAAAGCCGGAGCTGGTATTCCACCCCAACTTGCCCAAAACAAAAAAGTTTTAATCTACAAAATCCGGGCTCTTGATGCGCTGCAACGGCACAAAGACAAAGAACTCCTCCTTCTGGCAAATTCGATCGATGATGCGGAATTTTATCTTGAAAAAGCCAAGCTCGCCTATAAAAAGGGCTCTATCAGCAAAACACTGGAATTGCTAAATAAATCCAGCCACACACCCGCTCAATTTGATGATTCGAGAAAAATTCGCCTGGAAAAACTCTATTATCAGGCACTCTGCAATACAAAGCTTTTCGATCAAAACAAAATTCAGGAAACCAAACGGACAGCAATGGATTCATGGTTTGAAGTAAAAAGCGCTTTGCGTTCATCACCGGAACATAAATATTACAAGCAGGCTGTTGCTGAAATGCAAAGAATTGGATTGTTTAATGAATAA
- a CDS encoding IMP dehydrogenase, with the protein MAKIIKDVSRTFPEYLLLPGLTGRKNIPANVSLQTPLAAFSKADESRMFLNNPFVSASMQAVSGVDMAISLARQGCLAFVFCSQAVDKQASMIERVKSHKAGFVESDSNLKPDDTLEDAVHLTRKSGHSTMPVTHDGSKNGEFLGIITDKDFWEFEDNLQAQVSEYMTPKETVVYGKSGISLHEANLLLRKHKKECLPILDENERLQTLVFKKDYIDHRRNPYEVLDSRKRLVVGAGINTHDYKDRVPVLIDAGADVLAFDSSDGYTEFQRDAALWIREKYGDSIVLGGGNVVSGDGFRFLAENARLDFIKVGIGGGSICITREQKGIGRGQASALMDVVAERDKYYQETGRYIPVCSDGGLTNDTQIIIALAMGADFVMMGRYFAMTSESPTPKVSIRGRMYKPYWGEGSNRARNWQRYNMDGEMNMKFEEGIDGYVPIVGSVKDVLEITIAKLRSTMCNIGALTLKEFREKAVLTRISEQSFVESGTSSVVQLDRDVSFDV; encoded by the coding sequence ATGGCAAAAATCATTAAAGATGTATCTCGTACCTTCCCGGAGTATCTTCTTCTCCCTGGGTTAACGGGGCGAAAAAACATTCCCGCTAATGTATCGCTCCAAACACCGCTTGCGGCATTTTCAAAGGCGGATGAATCGCGAATGTTTTTGAACAATCCCTTTGTTTCGGCAAGTATGCAGGCTGTTTCGGGGGTTGATATGGCAATTTCACTCGCTCGTCAGGGATGTCTTGCATTTGTCTTTTGCTCCCAGGCTGTTGATAAGCAGGCTTCAATGATTGAACGGGTAAAATCTCATAAAGCCGGCTTTGTTGAAAGCGACAGTAATCTAAAACCGGACGACACTCTTGAGGATGCAGTACACCTTACCCGTAAGAGTGGTCATTCTACAATGCCGGTTACTCATGACGGGTCAAAGAATGGTGAATTTCTGGGCATTATTACCGATAAGGATTTCTGGGAGTTCGAAGATAATCTTCAGGCCCAGGTTTCCGAGTACATGACTCCCAAAGAAACTGTCGTTTATGGAAAATCCGGAATATCGCTTCATGAAGCCAATCTGCTTTTGAGAAAGCATAAAAAGGAATGCCTGCCGATTCTGGACGAAAACGAACGCCTTCAAACCCTCGTGTTCAAGAAAGATTATATTGATCACCGTCGAAATCCCTATGAGGTACTGGATTCCCGCAAAAGACTTGTTGTAGGAGCGGGAATTAATACTCACGATTACAAAGACAGAGTGCCGGTACTTATTGATGCCGGTGCGGATGTTCTTGCCTTTGATTCATCCGACGGCTATACTGAGTTCCAGAGGGATGCCGCATTGTGGATACGGGAAAAATACGGCGATTCAATTGTTCTGGGCGGCGGGAATGTGGTTTCCGGTGACGGGTTCCGGTTTCTTGCGGAAAATGCCCGCCTCGACTTTATCAAAGTGGGTATCGGCGGTGGTTCGATCTGCATTACCCGTGAGCAGAAAGGCATTGGTAGAGGACAGGCGTCGGCACTTATGGATGTTGTCGCGGAGCGGGACAAATATTATCAGGAGACCGGACGGTATATTCCGGTGTGCTCCGACGGTGGTCTTACCAATGACACCCAGATCATTATCGCCCTTGCTATGGGGGCGGATTTTGTCATGATGGGCCGCTATTTTGCCATGACCAGTGAGAGTCCGACGCCCAAAGTGTCGATCAGAGGCCGCATGTATAAACCCTATTGGGGAGAAGGCTCAAACCGGGCCCGTAACTGGCAGCGTTACAATATGGATGGCGAGATGAATATGAAATTCGAGGAAGGTATCGACGGGTATGTTCCTATCGTGGGCTCGGTTAAGGATGTTCTTGAAATTACCATTGCCAAATTGAGATCGACAATGTGCAATATCGGCGCTCTCACGCTCAAAGAATTCAGAGAAAAAGCGGTTTTGACCCGTATTTCGGAACAGTCTTTTGTCGAAAGCGGCACATCGAGCGTTGTTCAGCTCGACCGGGATGTTTCGTTTGATGTATAG